One stretch of Alcaligenes faecalis DNA includes these proteins:
- a CDS encoding helix-turn-helix domain-containing protein, which produces MLRNELLSKEQVGTRLRQARHNQKQTLKQLSEKTGLALSTISKAELGQVTLSYEKFVVLARALNIEVGSLFAVPDQETEQPLPTTEVGISSHKSTATPGYATRNYEYGLLFGELSGKHMNPILAVIDSRDASEFDDYIRHAGQEFVIVLSGSIAIQFETGETLFLDAHESAYFDSGIGHIYLSTSEDDAKVVAVCTSGLPPGIV; this is translated from the coding sequence ATGCTACGTAATGAACTGCTCAGCAAGGAACAGGTAGGAACCCGCCTGCGCCAAGCCCGACATAATCAAAAACAGACACTCAAGCAGTTGTCTGAAAAAACCGGCTTGGCGCTTTCTACCATTTCCAAAGCAGAACTGGGGCAGGTCACCTTGAGCTATGAAAAGTTTGTGGTCCTGGCCCGTGCCCTGAATATAGAAGTTGGCTCGCTGTTTGCCGTTCCCGATCAGGAAACCGAGCAGCCTTTGCCCACCACTGAAGTGGGCATTTCCAGCCACAAATCCACCGCCACCCCTGGCTACGCCACCCGTAATTACGAATACGGCCTCTTGTTTGGCGAGCTGAGCGGCAAGCACATGAACCCGATTCTGGCCGTGATTGACTCACGCGATGCCAGCGAGTTTGACGACTATATCCGTCACGCCGGACAGGAGTTTGTGATTGTGCTGTCCGGCTCTATTGCCATCCAGTTTGAAACCGGCGAAACCCTGTTTCTGGACGCCCACGAGTCGGCGTATTTTGACAGCGGCATCGGACATATTTATCTGTCCACCAGCGAAGACGACGCCAAGGTCGTCGCCGTCTGTACCAGTGGATTGCCGCCGGGGATTGTTTGA
- a CDS encoding MFS transporter, which yields MAASTLARLALPMTTIGIVAMLSQTHGQYWLAGAVSALFAIANAFIAPRISKWVDAKGQAAVLRPATLVTLLALLGLAAAAHQDWPIWTFFVCALLAGVMPSMAALSRARWAEMFRGKPQLHTAFSFESIVDEIAYICGPVFGIGLSVSLFPEAGVLSSAFFLAIGSFWLSSQKATEPPTKNQSGLITSSVLNYPAVWIVALMFAGMGCIVGTAEVAVVALTEAQAQKGAATYILSANAVGSFLVGIVFGTMSFKSSLTQRLLYAALIATLMTLPLPFTNSLGLLAFLYFLSGASLSPTFISGFGLIEHTVPSSQLTEGITYAQTGLLLGFAFGSTATGWVVDAYGPSSGFWVAVGGGVAALLTIAGGYKHLSSVSTQQASAA from the coding sequence ATGGCCGCTTCTACCCTGGCTAGACTGGCGCTCCCCATGACAACGATTGGCATTGTTGCCATGCTGTCGCAAACACATGGACAGTACTGGTTGGCAGGTGCGGTCTCTGCCTTGTTCGCCATTGCCAATGCCTTCATTGCCCCCAGGATCTCGAAATGGGTGGATGCGAAAGGACAGGCAGCCGTCCTGCGACCCGCCACACTGGTCACCCTTCTTGCTCTGTTGGGACTGGCCGCAGCGGCCCACCAGGACTGGCCGATCTGGACTTTCTTTGTATGCGCACTTCTGGCGGGTGTGATGCCCAGCATGGCGGCCTTATCTCGTGCCCGTTGGGCCGAGATGTTTCGCGGCAAGCCTCAATTGCATACTGCCTTTTCCTTTGAATCGATTGTGGATGAGATTGCCTATATTTGCGGACCCGTCTTTGGCATTGGGCTTAGCGTCAGCCTGTTTCCCGAAGCAGGCGTATTAAGTTCGGCGTTCTTCCTGGCAATCGGCTCTTTTTGGCTGTCATCGCAAAAAGCCACGGAGCCGCCCACCAAAAACCAGAGCGGCCTTATCACCAGTTCCGTCTTGAACTATCCAGCCGTGTGGATTGTTGCCCTCATGTTTGCAGGCATGGGCTGTATCGTTGGTACGGCAGAAGTCGCTGTTGTCGCGCTGACAGAAGCGCAGGCCCAAAAAGGAGCGGCAACCTACATCCTGTCCGCCAATGCCGTGGGCTCGTTCCTGGTCGGTATTGTTTTTGGCACGATGAGCTTCAAATCCTCGCTGACGCAACGCCTCTTGTACGCAGCGCTCATCGCCACCTTGATGACCTTGCCACTACCGTTTACCAACTCGCTCGGTTTGCTGGCCTTCCTCTACTTTCTCTCCGGCGCATCCTTGTCGCCCACCTTCATCTCCGGCTTTGGTCTGATCGAACACACGGTTCCTTCAAGCCAGCTAACCGAAGGCATCACCTATGCGCAGACCGGGCTGCTGCTTGGCTTTGCCTTTGGTTCTACGGCAACGGGTTGGGTTGTGGATGCCTATGGCCCATCCAGCGGTTTCTGGGTTGCCGTTGGGGGTGGTGTCGCCGCTTTGCTCACCATTGCAGGCGGATACAAGCATCTTTCAAGCGTTTCTACCCAACAGGCATCAGCAGCCTGA
- a CDS encoding TetR/AcrR family transcriptional regulator, protein MNDIRGVWILGQDWEIGAFMVRKRDEMIKETRQRLLEAGRLAFATKGYADSSMDDFTANVGLTRGALYHHFGDKKGLLEAVIAQIDQEMSARLRVVVSQAESTWQGFINESIAYMEMALEPEIQRIVLLDGPAVLGNPAQWSNQNACIQSTKKCLEQLQGEGVIKAIEAEAMSRLLSGATLNAALWIAAAEQPAVELEKAKQAFVELATGLLKNG, encoded by the coding sequence GTGAATGACATACGCGGCGTATGGATTTTGGGTCAGGACTGGGAGATAGGCGCATTCATGGTGAGAAAACGCGATGAGATGATCAAGGAAACACGACAACGCTTATTGGAGGCAGGCAGGCTTGCCTTCGCCACAAAGGGTTATGCGGATTCCTCGATGGATGACTTTACGGCGAATGTCGGGCTGACACGCGGGGCGCTTTATCACCACTTTGGCGATAAAAAGGGCTTGCTGGAGGCGGTGATTGCGCAGATAGATCAGGAAATGTCGGCGCGCTTGCGGGTGGTTGTCAGTCAGGCTGAATCGACCTGGCAAGGCTTTATCAACGAAAGCATCGCCTATATGGAGATGGCCTTGGAGCCCGAGATTCAACGGATCGTGCTGCTGGATGGCCCGGCTGTGCTCGGTAATCCCGCGCAGTGGTCAAACCAGAATGCGTGTATTCAAAGTACAAAAAAATGTTTGGAACAACTGCAAGGTGAGGGCGTGATCAAGGCGATCGAAGCGGAGGCGATGTCCAGACTGTTAAGTGGAGCCACGCTGAATGCCGCTTTGTGGATTGCTGCAGCCGAGCAGCCTGCCGTTGAATTGGAAAAGGCCAAACAAGCATTTGTTGAACTGGCCACGGGTTTGCTGAAGAACGGATAG
- a CDS encoding formylglycine-generating enzyme family protein, with product MRHTPVRISATLIVASVLLLLVLRSLPSGPEPGPELIQVEGGSFMAGNFQVPMRAPDGELSVQWVAQPDQGALDPYPVEVNAFSIMKKEASNALYDRFLKQTKRPARWQPVKGDGEQAANMPYDEAEAFCAWLGQGNGLDMRLPTEAEWEYAARSRGQPFPWATDNGQWQAGRNLPEQGSEADKTGAFPPNPLGIQDMANGLHEWVISDPTRDPAHVRIFKGGSNEGANTRNTIPTRGIVFPLSEAAIEAKPELARLKGRPVGTVYFQNATARCVAPLKSNGTPPVSATQNTILPPAFDDVTDKP from the coding sequence TTGCGTCATACCCCCGTCCGGATCAGCGCCACCCTCATCGTTGCCAGCGTCTTGCTCTTGCTGGTGCTGAGGTCACTGCCCTCGGGCCCCGAACCCGGCCCTGAACTGATCCAGGTAGAAGGCGGCTCTTTTATGGCCGGCAATTTCCAGGTGCCCATGCGCGCCCCCGACGGCGAGTTATCCGTGCAATGGGTAGCGCAACCGGATCAGGGTGCTCTGGACCCGTATCCGGTCGAGGTCAACGCCTTTTCCATCATGAAAAAAGAGGCGAGTAACGCCCTGTATGACCGCTTTCTGAAGCAAACTAAACGCCCTGCCCGCTGGCAGCCGGTAAAAGGCGATGGCGAACAAGCCGCCAATATGCCTTACGACGAAGCCGAAGCCTTTTGCGCCTGGTTAGGACAAGGCAATGGCCTGGACATGCGCCTGCCTACCGAAGCCGAATGGGAATACGCCGCCCGCAGCCGTGGCCAGCCCTTTCCCTGGGCCACCGATAATGGTCAATGGCAGGCAGGCCGCAATCTGCCCGAGCAAGGCAGCGAAGCAGACAAGACTGGCGCCTTTCCGCCCAATCCGCTGGGCATCCAGGATATGGCCAACGGATTGCATGAATGGGTCATCTCCGACCCCACCCGTGATCCAGCCCACGTACGGATTTTCAAAGGCGGCAGCAATGAGGGTGCCAACACACGCAACACCATCCCCACACGCGGCATAGTCTTTCCATTGTCGGAAGCAGCCATTGAAGCCAAACCCGAACTGGCCCGCCTGAAAGGCCGCCCGGTAGGCACCGTGTATTTTCAAAACGCCACCGCGCGTTGTGTGGCCCCCTTGAAAAGCAACGGCACGCCACCTGTATCGGCCACACAAAACACCATCCTGCCGCCGGCTTTTGATGATGTGACGGACAAGCCCTGA
- a CDS encoding TrkH family potassium uptake protein, which translates to MRNWLPNSLTRRLEVNPHTRTLSASPPLVLALGFMALIILGAILLSLPQAAQHRLGIFQALFMATSAVTVTGLAVIDPATDLTHFGQIVLALLVQIGGMGFVTFAVIAAITMHKRISVSQQALALEAFNQTSVSRIRSTAFQVFKIAALIELVAAAILFLRWTIDLPWTTALYRALFHAVTAFNNAGFSLFHDSLIPISGDFVSVMTLSGLIILGGIGFTVLADVGQKKRWQTLLPYTKLILIGTLVLNLIGFFSLWALEFTNPNTLGMLGLGDQALAAWMQNAATRTAGFTTMDIASLRDSTQLTMIVLMLIGGGSLSTASGIKIGTLIVLLAAVRSYIRQREEVVLMERSVTPETVQKALALFLITGALYFISVLLLTLFEDMPITSLLFEAASALSTTGMSHGITHKLSTPSQVLIMVLMFAGRLGPLTLIYSLATRKRSRIRYPEGNFQVG; encoded by the coding sequence ATGCGCAACTGGCTGCCCAATAGTCTGACTCGCCGTCTTGAGGTCAATCCTCATACCCGCACCTTGAGCGCCAGCCCACCGCTGGTGCTGGCTCTGGGCTTTATGGCCCTGATTATTCTGGGCGCCATTTTGCTGAGCCTGCCGCAAGCGGCCCAGCACCGGCTGGGGATTTTCCAGGCGCTGTTCATGGCCACCTCGGCCGTCACCGTTACGGGTCTGGCAGTCATTGATCCGGCAACTGACTTGACGCACTTTGGGCAAATTGTTCTGGCGCTGCTGGTACAAATTGGCGGTATGGGCTTTGTGACCTTTGCCGTCATTGCCGCCATCACCATGCACAAGCGCATCAGTGTCAGCCAGCAAGCGCTGGCGCTGGAAGCCTTTAACCAAACCAGCGTATCGCGCATCCGCAGTACGGCATTTCAGGTGTTCAAGATTGCGGCCCTGATTGAGCTGGTCGCCGCTGCCATCCTGTTTCTACGCTGGACTATTGATTTACCGTGGACCACAGCCCTGTATCGTGCGCTGTTCCATGCGGTCACGGCTTTCAATAATGCAGGCTTCTCGCTATTTCATGACTCTTTGATCCCCATTTCCGGAGATTTTGTGTCGGTCATGACCTTGTCCGGCCTGATTATTCTGGGAGGGATAGGCTTTACAGTACTGGCCGACGTAGGCCAGAAAAAACGCTGGCAAACACTCTTGCCATACACAAAGCTAATCCTGATCGGCACGCTTGTCCTGAATCTGATTGGCTTTTTCAGCCTCTGGGCACTGGAATTCACGAATCCAAACACGCTGGGCATGCTGGGCCTGGGAGATCAGGCACTAGCCGCCTGGATGCAAAACGCCGCGACGCGAACAGCCGGTTTCACCACCATGGACATCGCCAGCCTGCGCGATAGCACCCAACTGACCATGATTGTGCTGATGCTGATTGGTGGCGGCTCGCTCAGTACCGCCAGCGGTATCAAAATCGGCACCCTGATTGTGTTGCTGGCGGCGGTACGTTCCTACATCCGCCAACGCGAAGAAGTGGTCCTGATGGAGCGCAGCGTGACTCCGGAAACCGTCCAAAAAGCCCTGGCCCTGTTTCTGATTACCGGCGCGCTGTACTTCATCAGCGTCCTGCTGCTGACCTTGTTTGAGGACATGCCCATCACCAGCCTGCTGTTTGAAGCCGCTTCGGCCTTGAGCACCACCGGCATGAGCCACGGCATTACCCACAAGCTATCCACGCCCAGCCAGGTTCTGATCATGGTGCTGATGTTTGCAGGCCGACTTGGGCCGCTGACCCTGATTTACTCGCTGGCCACGCGTAAACGCAGCCGCATCCGCTATCCGGAAGGCAACTTCCAGGTGGGCTAA
- a CDS encoding potassium channel family protein, with protein MAQFAVIGLGRFGSACALELMKMGHSVLGVDTNPKLVNKYADQLNRAVIADVTDRQALEELGLDNYDVVLVAIGADIESCLVCVVHLKSFGVPTIWAKAISHTQHLILAKIGVNRIIHPEEEMGIRVAQMLSYPMVNDYISLGNGDYIVEVTASDNMNGQTIKDVLREQMADVQVLLVKRRGQTTIQPDADFALHAKDLLILLGQLQALRTAAPKLV; from the coding sequence ATGGCACAGTTCGCCGTCATAGGATTAGGCCGCTTCGGTTCGGCCTGCGCCCTGGAACTCATGAAAATGGGACACTCCGTACTGGGAGTGGATACCAATCCGAAACTGGTCAACAAATATGCGGACCAATTAAACCGTGCCGTCATTGCCGATGTCACTGACCGCCAGGCTCTGGAAGAGCTGGGGCTGGACAATTATGACGTAGTTCTGGTTGCGATTGGGGCAGATATTGAATCCTGTCTGGTTTGCGTGGTTCACCTGAAAAGTTTTGGCGTTCCGACAATCTGGGCCAAAGCCATTTCCCACACCCAGCATTTGATTCTGGCCAAGATCGGCGTGAACCGAATTATTCACCCCGAAGAAGAGATGGGTATACGGGTCGCTCAAATGCTCAGCTACCCCATGGTCAACGATTACATTTCCCTGGGGAATGGCGATTACATTGTAGAAGTGACCGCCAGCGACAATATGAATGGCCAGACCATCAAGGACGTGCTGCGCGAGCAAATGGCCGATGTGCAGGTCCTGCTGGTCAAACGTCGTGGCCAAACCACCATCCAGCCCGATGCTGATTTTGCCCTGCATGCCAAGGATCTGCTGATCCTGCTTGGACAACTGCAAGCACTTCGTACCGCCGCCCCCAAACTGGTTTGA
- a CDS encoding alkene reductase produces the protein MVSLFDPIKLGDIELMNRIIMAPMTRARASEGRMPNDLMRMYYCQRASAGLIVAEATSVSPQGVGYAHTPGIWSSAQVDAWRTITEAVHAKGGRIVLQLWHVGRVSDPEFLNGQMPVAPSAIACEGTVSHLSPERPFVVPRALRSEEIADIVDDFAVAAQNALSAGFDGVEIHGANGYLIDQFLHDGSNTRTDAYGGSIENRARFLLEIVDACVAIWGAGRVGVHLSPRGGLHGMKDSDPARLFSYVACELDRRDIAFLFLRESPASDSLLPMIKCQFGGAIIANEHFDLPTAQTTLSKGMADAVSFGKAFLSNPDLPLRLQLRAPLNGWDCSSFYTQGPKGYTDYPFLKSSPEWDQPVGEDLQAH, from the coding sequence ATGGTTAGTTTGTTTGATCCAATCAAACTGGGTGATATTGAGCTCATGAACCGCATCATCATGGCGCCCATGACACGCGCGCGCGCCTCGGAGGGCCGTATGCCCAATGATTTGATGCGTATGTACTATTGTCAGCGGGCCAGTGCGGGGCTGATTGTAGCCGAAGCCACTTCGGTATCGCCGCAAGGCGTGGGCTATGCCCACACGCCGGGCATCTGGAGTAGTGCACAGGTGGACGCATGGCGCACGATTACCGAGGCGGTACATGCCAAGGGTGGCCGTATTGTGTTGCAGTTGTGGCATGTGGGGCGTGTGTCTGACCCGGAGTTTCTGAATGGCCAAATGCCGGTTGCGCCCAGTGCGATTGCCTGTGAGGGCACGGTCAGCCATTTGAGCCCGGAGCGTCCCTTTGTCGTGCCACGTGCCCTGCGTAGCGAAGAAATTGCCGATATTGTGGATGACTTTGCGGTTGCCGCTCAAAACGCGCTGAGCGCCGGTTTTGACGGGGTGGAGATACACGGTGCCAATGGCTACCTGATCGACCAGTTCCTGCATGACGGCTCCAATACTCGCACCGATGCGTATGGTGGTTCGATTGAAAACCGGGCCCGCTTCCTGTTGGAAATTGTGGACGCCTGTGTCGCCATTTGGGGTGCTGGCCGAGTCGGCGTGCATTTGTCCCCGCGCGGTGGTTTGCACGGTATGAAGGATTCCGATCCGGCCCGTTTGTTCTCTTATGTGGCTTGCGAACTGGATCGACGTGATATTGCCTTCTTGTTCCTGCGTGAAAGCCCGGCTTCGGACAGCTTGTTGCCCATGATCAAATGCCAGTTTGGCGGCGCGATTATCGCCAACGAACATTTTGATTTGCCCACGGCACAGACCACTTTATCCAAAGGCATGGCAGATGCCGTGTCGTTCGGTAAGGCTTTTTTGTCCAACCCGGACTTGCCCCTGCGTTTGCAGTTGCGTGCGCCCTTGAATGGCTGGGATTGCAGCTCTTTCTATACACAAGGGCCCAAAGGCTATACGGACTATCCGTTTTTGAAGTCCAGCCCGGAATGGGATCAGCCTGTAGGTGAGGATTTGCAGGCGCATTAG
- a CDS encoding PaaI family thioesterase, with amino-acid sequence MKHLQAELAQPKQDFFGTHIPLMQHLGLQTVSSTEQEVVTFLPWQACNANSRADVHGGTLMAILDFTLSAAARAQRPGSGMATIDMNSQFLLPARGDVWFKAQCLYLEGDTAYCEGGGYDEKERLLVKAAATFRVVRGS; translated from the coding sequence ATGAAGCATTTGCAGGCCGAACTGGCGCAGCCCAAACAGGATTTTTTCGGCACTCATATCCCCCTGATGCAGCACCTGGGCCTGCAAACTGTTAGCAGCACCGAGCAGGAAGTCGTCACCTTCCTGCCCTGGCAAGCCTGTAATGCCAACTCCCGTGCCGATGTGCACGGGGGCACCTTGATGGCGATTCTGGACTTCACCCTTAGCGCCGCCGCACGGGCACAACGCCCTGGCTCGGGCATGGCCACCATAGACATGAATTCCCAGTTCCTGCTGCCCGCGCGTGGCGATGTCTGGTTCAAGGCTCAATGCCTGTATCTGGAAGGCGATACCGCTTACTGCGAAGGTGGCGGGTATGACGAAAAGGAACGCTTGCTGGTTAAAGCTGCCGCCACTTTTCGGGTCGTACGAGGTAGCTAA
- a CDS encoding GatB/YqeY domain-containing protein, with amino-acid sequence MSQTLKTRLAEDIKTAMRARDSGRLETLRFLQAAIKQREVDERTELGDAEVTSIIEKQVKQRRESIQAFESAGRTESAEKEKSELLILQEYLPQQADSAEIDAAIADAITQAQAEGAQGPALMGKVMGLVKAKLAGRADMSQVSAQVKQKLNP; translated from the coding sequence ATGAGTCAAACACTCAAAACCCGTTTAGCTGAAGATATCAAAACGGCGATGCGCGCTCGCGATAGCGGACGCCTGGAGACCTTGCGTTTTCTGCAAGCCGCGATCAAACAACGCGAAGTGGACGAACGTACCGAGCTGGGCGATGCTGAAGTAACCAGCATCATTGAAAAACAAGTCAAGCAACGCCGCGAATCCATTCAGGCTTTTGAGTCTGCTGGCCGCACCGAAAGCGCCGAGAAAGAAAAATCCGAATTGCTGATTCTGCAGGAATACCTGCCTCAGCAAGCCGACAGCGCTGAAATTGATGCTGCCATTGCCGACGCGATTACCCAGGCTCAGGCTGAAGGCGCTCAAGGCCCCGCACTGATGGGCAAGGTCATGGGCTTGGTCAAAGCCAAACTGGCAGGCCGTGCTGATATGTCCCAGGTTTCCGCTCAAGTGAAGCAAAAGCTGAATCCATGA
- a CDS encoding error-prone DNA polymerase has translation MKPPIDLLYSELDCLSNYSFLNGASHPEELISRAAELGYKALALCDYASMAGVVRAYAQARLHPEIRLLVGSRFRFTGAWNSPNPEITTHKTRASEAAQAHELLILPRNKEGYGNLCQFISHVHQSLDLKQEASIDWSFLQQARQGSQQEVLPDCLVIYKPAYGLDSEHIHHQTQRLLELFAGRLFLGISLHRHDQDMQHLRAVRLAAQACGLRCAALGGVHMHVRSRQPLHDTLAAIRLKTPVQECGWSLASNAEHHLRSRFQLANLYPAELRETSDHIQELCQFCLSEIKYEYPVEIVPPGLSGIEYLRQETERGAQRRYPKGISDSLRTRLEDELSLIADLQYESYFLTLHDIVSYARSQGILCQGRGSAANSAVCYCLGITEVDPASSHTLFARFISRARAEPPDIDVDFEHQRREEVIQYIYRKYGRQRAALTAVITTYRRRSALRDTGKALSIPQALIEALIQCDRAWLKDTHIQDEVLARFPECPPEQAHQWLSLTRQLMGFPRHLSQHPGGFVISQTPLHRLVPIQNAAMPGRSVVQWDKDDLDVLGLLKVDILALGMLSALRRCLDSISQQKGKPFRLQDIPLQSAKTFRMIRRADTTGVFQIESRAQMSMLPRLRPKCFYDLVVQVAIVRPGPIQGGMVHPYLERRRDHSKVDYPAPEIRHVLERTLGVPIFQEQAMELAMEAAGFSADKADALRRAMAAWRRRGGLGPFEQELLDGMAAKGYAPEFAQRLFDQISGFGEYGFPESHSASFAKLAWFSAYLKARYPDHFLAALLNSQPMGFYGPSQLVQDARRHGVQILPVDVQYSLFDSHVCSEPGSPRQVRLGLHMVKGLSEQGAHAIVNYRQNHPERTLNLACLRQELALSAHDQQALAQAHALRSAYSQRRHSVWDARRPSQAGLLSHAETPEHTPDLPRASVGLEVLSDYQAVGLSLNRHPLSLLRTQLTPLRFSTAEQLNQACPDRRLARACGLVTTRQRPGTAKGTVFVTLEDETGSVNVIVREELAQEQSQALLQSRLLGVYGVWQRDGSVCHLIARRLVSMNHLIGDLVARSRDFQ, from the coding sequence ATGAAACCCCCTATAGACCTGCTGTATTCCGAGCTGGACTGCCTGTCCAATTACAGCTTCTTGAATGGTGCGTCTCACCCCGAGGAGCTGATCAGCCGCGCCGCCGAATTGGGCTACAAGGCGCTGGCCTTGTGCGATTACGCCTCCATGGCCGGTGTGGTGCGTGCTTATGCGCAGGCCAGGCTGCATCCGGAGATCCGGCTGCTGGTCGGGAGCCGATTTCGCTTTACGGGCGCTTGGAACAGTCCGAACCCAGAAATAACCACCCATAAAACAAGGGCCAGCGAGGCTGCACAGGCCCATGAACTGCTGATTCTGCCGCGTAACAAGGAAGGCTACGGCAATCTCTGCCAGTTCATCTCACACGTACATCAGTCGCTGGACTTGAAGCAGGAGGCTTCGATTGACTGGTCTTTTTTGCAGCAAGCCCGCCAAGGTTCCCAACAAGAGGTTTTGCCGGACTGTCTGGTCATCTACAAGCCAGCATATGGCCTGGATAGCGAACACATTCATCATCAAACGCAGCGTCTGCTGGAGCTGTTTGCAGGCCGCCTGTTTTTAGGCATCAGTCTGCATAGACACGATCAGGACATGCAGCATTTACGCGCCGTCCGGCTGGCAGCACAAGCCTGTGGCTTGCGCTGTGCCGCTTTGGGCGGCGTCCATATGCATGTGCGCTCTCGCCAGCCTTTGCACGATACTTTGGCCGCCATACGCCTGAAAACACCTGTACAAGAATGCGGCTGGTCCCTGGCCAGCAATGCAGAACATCACTTACGCAGTCGCTTCCAACTGGCCAACCTCTACCCGGCGGAACTGCGTGAGACTAGCGATCACATTCAGGAGTTGTGCCAGTTTTGCTTAAGCGAAATCAAGTACGAATACCCGGTCGAGATTGTTCCACCCGGACTTAGTGGCATTGAATATCTGCGGCAGGAAACCGAACGTGGTGCGCAAAGGCGCTACCCGAAAGGGATCAGCGACAGCTTGCGGACTCGCCTGGAAGATGAACTCAGCCTGATTGCAGATCTTCAATACGAGTCCTACTTTTTGACCTTGCATGACATCGTCAGCTACGCACGCAGTCAGGGGATTTTGTGTCAGGGTCGAGGCTCCGCCGCCAACTCGGCCGTATGCTATTGCCTGGGCATTACCGAGGTTGACCCTGCCAGCAGCCATACCTTGTTTGCGCGCTTCATCAGCCGAGCACGAGCGGAGCCACCCGATATTGATGTGGACTTCGAGCACCAGCGCCGCGAAGAGGTCATTCAATACATTTACCGCAAATATGGCCGTCAACGAGCGGCCTTAACCGCGGTGATCACCACTTATAGACGCCGTAGCGCCTTGCGGGATACCGGCAAGGCGCTGAGCATTCCTCAAGCCTTGATCGAGGCCTTGATCCAATGCGATCGTGCCTGGCTTAAAGACACCCACATTCAGGATGAAGTCTTGGCGCGTTTTCCTGAGTGCCCGCCCGAGCAAGCGCATCAATGGCTGTCCTTGACCCGCCAGCTAATGGGTTTCCCACGTCATCTGTCACAACACCCAGGCGGTTTTGTGATTTCACAAACACCCTTGCACAGGCTGGTGCCCATTCAAAACGCCGCCATGCCGGGACGCAGTGTTGTGCAATGGGACAAGGATGATCTGGATGTGTTGGGCCTTCTGAAAGTCGACATTCTGGCCTTGGGCATGTTGAGCGCCTTGCGTCGTTGTCTGGACAGTATCAGTCAGCAAAAAGGAAAACCATTCCGCTTGCAGGACATCCCTTTGCAAAGCGCCAAAACCTTTCGCATGATACGGCGCGCTGACACCACAGGCGTATTCCAGATCGAGTCCCGCGCTCAGATGAGCATGTTGCCGCGCCTACGGCCCAAGTGTTTTTACGACCTGGTGGTGCAAGTGGCCATTGTGCGGCCCGGCCCTATTCAAGGGGGTATGGTGCATCCTTATCTGGAACGTCGTCGCGACCACAGCAAAGTCGACTACCCCGCCCCCGAAATCCGCCATGTGCTGGAACGCACCCTGGGCGTACCTATTTTTCAGGAACAAGCCATGGAGCTGGCCATGGAAGCAGCGGGGTTTTCAGCCGACAAAGCAGATGCCTTGCGGCGAGCCATGGCCGCCTGGCGTCGTCGTGGTGGTTTGGGGCCATTTGAACAGGAGCTGCTGGATGGCATGGCTGCCAAAGGCTATGCCCCGGAATTTGCCCAGCGCCTGTTCGACCAGATCAGTGGTTTTGGGGAGTACGGTTTTCCTGAAAGTCATTCCGCCAGCTTCGCCAAACTGGCCTGGTTCAGCGCTTATCTGAAAGCCCGTTACCCGGATCATTTTCTGGCCGCCTTGCTGAACTCCCAACCCATGGGCTTTTACGGTCCCAGCCAGTTGGTCCAGGATGCGCGTCGTCATGGCGTACAGATACTGCCTGTTGATGTGCAATACAGCCTGTTTGACAGCCATGTATGCTCCGAGCCGGGCAGCCCGCGTCAGGTACGTCTGGGCTTGCACATGGTCAAGGGTTTGAGCGAGCAAGGGGCACATGCCATCGTGAATTACCGGCAAAACCACCCGGAACGTACGCTTAATCTGGCCTGCCTGCGTCAGGAGCTGGCTCTGTCAGCCCACGATCAACAAGCGCTGGCCCAAGCACATGCCTTGCGCAGTGCTTATAGCCAACGCCGTCATAGTGTGTGGGATGCCCGACGCCCCAGTCAGGCAGGACTGCTTAGCCATGCTGAAACACCGGAACACACGCCGGATCTGCCGCGTGCCAGTGTGGGGCTGGAGGTATTAAGTGATTATCAGGCCGTGGGTTTGAGCCTGAACCGTCACCCCTTGTCCTTGCTACGCACACAGTTGACCCCCTTGCGATTCTCAACCGCAGAACAGCTCAACCAGGCCTGCCCGGATAGGCGACTGGCACGGGCCTGCGGTCTGGTGACCACTCGCCAACGCCCCGGCACTGCAAAAGGCACTGTATTTGTGACACTGGAAGATGAAACCGGCAGTGTGAATGTGATCGTGCGTGAAGAGCTGGCACAGGAGCAATCCCAGGCCTTGCTTCAATCTCGCCTGCTGGGTGTGTATGGTGTCTGGCAACGCGATGGCAGTGTTTGTCATTTGATTGCCCGCCGTCTGGTATCCATGAATCATCTGATTGGTGATCTGGTCGCACGCAGCCGAGATTTTCAATAA